The following are encoded in a window of Cygnus atratus isolate AKBS03 ecotype Queensland, Australia chromosome 20, CAtr_DNAZoo_HiC_assembly, whole genome shotgun sequence genomic DNA:
- the EVI2A gene encoding protein EVI2A codes for MKTKIHSKPHFAFPVVIIFALCLQVSANHAEYPRVINETWNPISKNIREANTNSPPTISFNTKTITTEMQTATSQSLSSTMGQNSSVSSSPRSAVSAAGGPKNTSKPKTTRTNEMCEDNKSLILICFIIIAVLVLICTFLFLSTVIIANKMSYLKKAQQGKRRPRSNGDILATNSLWPTAAGTWQKMPKEAAGTDLIMQGLLAGRDAAIQRKTQDQTTERITRETDKQENEELKSHKSILTNFVVEI; via the coding sequence atgaagacaAAGATACACAGTAAACCACATTTTGCGTTCCCTGTTGTgataatttttgctttgtgtttgcaaGTAAGTGCAAACCATGCTGAGTACCCCAGAGTTATAAATGAAACCTGGAATCCCATCAGCAAAAACATAAGAGAAGCCAATACAAATTCTCCTCCAACTATCAGTTTCAACACAAAAACAATCACTACTGAAATGCAGACAGCCACCTCTCAGTCTCTCTCTTCAACAATGGGGCAAAACTCTTCAGTGTCTTCATCTCCCAGAAGTGCTGTTTCTGCCGCTGGAGGACCTAAGAATACCAGCAAACCCAAGACTACACGGACAAATGAAATGTGTGAAGACAATAAGTCTCTTATACTGATTTGCTTCATTATAATAGCAGTGCTTGTGCTCATCTGCACCTTCTTGTTTCTGTCAACAGTCATAATAGCAAACAAAATGTCTTATCTCAAAAAAGCTCAACAAGGAAAACGGAGGCCCAGAAGCAACGGCGATATTCTGGCTACCAACAGCTTATGGCCAACTGCAGCAGGAACGTGGCAGAAGATGCCTAAGGAGGCAGCTGGAACTGACTTGATAATGCAAGGGTTACTAGCAGGGAGAGATGCTGCAATCCAAAGGAAAACCCAAGATCAAACTACTGAGAGAATCACTAGAGAAACagataaacaagaaaatgaagaactgaagtcacacaaaagcattttaacCAATTTTGTGGTTGAGATTTAA
- the EVI2B gene encoding protein EVI2B, which yields MSRRGRISIDCREMVRSQIILVLISGEIWKSLSTETPSDVPMSERNVYTSTRSPTKNRFTTYRLQTTGPSLHTFGRALTAVMTTPHPTGICKEPSNESLAAMIIGLILVSMIIAITVIILWKCCKRPLLVNSNWAGRSPFADGDTPDIFMDSGQATKRSSVLSVLPWKFREDTHFQHDLIMTEKPSNCTTSHESSQLPPPAEDCSAASISVSSAAAPPVSDAASCTAGSCPHPSSGSSDLPPPPDWLREPTEDHSLDPSKQEELHSEIKEQFPPPPELII from the exons ATGTCAAG GAGAGGACGCATTTCAATAGACTGCAGGGAAATGGTGCGCAGCCAAATAATACTGGTTCTTATCTCTGGAGAAATCTGGAAATCGCTTTCTACCGAAACACCCTCAGATGTTCCCATGAGTGAAAGAAATGTATATACCAGTACCAGGAGtccaacaaaaaacagatttactACGTACCGATTGCAAACAACCGGACCCAGTCTGCACACGTTTGGCAGAGCACTGACTGCTGTGATGACAACACCTCACCCGACTGGAATATGCAAAGAGCCTAGCAATGAAAGCCTAGCAGCAATGATAATTGGCCTAATTTTGGTTAGTATGATAATTGCTATTACTGTGATTATTCTGTGGAAGTGCTGCAAAAGGCCCCTTCTAGTCAATTCAAACTGGGCTGGTCGTTCTCCGTTTGCAGATGGAGACACACCAGATATCTTTATGGACTCTGGCCAGGCTACCAAGCGTTCATCGGTTTTATCTGTGTTGCCTTGGAAATTTAGAGAAGATACACACTTCCAGCATGATCTTATCATGACAGAGAAACCATCCAACTGCACCACCAGTCATGAAAGCAGCCAACTGCCTCCACCAGCAGAagactgctctgcagccagtATCTCCGTTTCCAGCGCCGCTGCACCGCCCGTCTCAGATGCAGCAAGCTGCACAGCTGGCTCGTGTCCTCACCCCTCTTCTGGGTCCTCTGACCTGCCACCTCCACCTGACTGGCTCAGGGAACCAACTGAGGATCACAGTTTGGATCCCAGCAAACAAGAAGAACTTCACtcagaaataaaggaacaaTTTCCCCCCCCTCCTGAGCTAATCATTTAA
- the OMG gene encoding oligodendrocyte-myelin glycoprotein: MEHQILKASTCLLVLLLFIPTVLVICPSNCTCSGNNRNVDCSGRNLTVLPHGLQDNITYLNLSFNQFVDLDHQLTRFTNLRTLDISNNWLKNIPAHLPKSLWELYAINNNIKVLQKLDTAYQWNLKVLDVSRNMVERAVLINNTLSSLKFLNLSSNKLWTVPTNMPYNIETVDLSSNFLSQILPGTLVRLQHLTSLYLHNNKFTYIPDKAFDQLFQLQVVTLYNNPWSCSDKQNIPYLLKWVQGTTASVIGAPCANESVLWVNATPAAAAPTVPATNHTIKGIKAADKAASPVATEPSQMTKMHKQFKAKEVTTLATLGQTVLFTSTDRPLLLYPEDLTTRKVSSYEAAATHTIYIKDSTDVNSSLTHPTGSSTTPMTLSITSGMPTNYSKMPQSTTATLRREESTTSILNTDVPSKASICEVYWFYAVMLNAVAMFIG, from the coding sequence ATGGAACACCAGATATTGAAAGCATCTACCTGTCTGCTGGTTCTTCTGTTATTCATACCCACTGTTTTGGTTATCTGTCCTTCTAACTGTACATGCTCAGGAAACAACAGGAATGTGGACTGTTCAGGCAGAAACTTAACTGTACTGCCACATGGACTTCAAGACAACATTACATATTTAAATCTGTCCTTTAACCAGTTCGTAGATCTTGATCATCAGCTGACAAGATTCACCAACTTGAGGACCCTTGATATTTCAAATAATTGGCTCAAGAATATTCCTGCTCATCTGCCCAAGTCCTTGTGGGAATTATATGCCATAAATAACAACATTAAAGTTCTTCAGAAACTTGACACAGCTTACCAGTGGAATCTTAAAGTGCTTGATGTTTCTAGGAACATGGTGGAAAGAGCTGTTCTCATCAACAACACACTGAGCAGTCTCAAGTTTCTCAACCTCAGTAGCAACAAACTTTGGACAGTTCCAACCAATATGCCCTACAACATAGAGACAGTGGATCTATCCAGTAATTTCTTGTCCCAGATACTTCCAGGAACACTGGTGAGATTACAGCACCTTACAAGCCTCTACCTACACAACAACAAGTTCACATACATTCCTGACAAAGCTTTTGACCAGCTCTTTCAGCTACAAGTAGTAACACTATATAACAACCCCTGGTCCTGCAGTGATAAACAAAACATCCCATATTTACTAAAATGGGTGCAGGGAACCACCGCCAGCGTCATAGGGGCTCCCTGTGCTAACGAATCTGTGCTTTGGGTGAACGCCAcgccagctgcagctgctcccacagTTCCAGCCACTAACCACACGATTAAAGGAATAAAGGCAGCAGACAAAGCTGCTTCTCCAGTGGCAACTGAACCATCccaaatgacaaaaatgcataaacaatTTAAAGCTAAGGAAGTTACTACCTTGGCTACCTTAGGCCAAACTGTACTGTTTACGAGCACAGACCGGCCACTGCTCCTCTATCCAGAAGACCTGACAACTAGGAAGGTTAGCTCTTACGAAGCAGCAGCCACACACACAATCTACATTAAAGATTCAACTGACGTGAACTCAAGCCTGACCCATCCAACGGGATCATCCACTACTCCCATGACTCTAAGTATCACCAGCGGAATGCCAACAAACTACTCAAAAATGCCTCAAAGCACAACTGCTACCTTAAGGAGAGAGGAATCCACCACAAGTATTTTAAACACTGATGTGCCCTCCAAAGCAAGTATCTGTGAGGTATATTGGTTTTACGCTGTAATGCTTAATGCAGTGGCAATGTTTATTGGCTAG